The Streptosporangiales bacterium sequence GTCCACCGCGAAGACGGTCGGTTACCCGATCCTCGGCCTGGTACGGCAGCTCGCGGCCAGGCTGCCGGACGGGCCGGACGGGCACGTGCACTACGGCGCCACGACGCAGGACATCATGGACACCGCCCTCGCCCTCCAGCTCGGCGAGGCCGCCGACCTGCTGACGGCACGGGTCGGCGCGCTCGGCGACGCCGTGGCACGACTCGTCGACGAGCACCGCGCGACCCTCATGCCAGGACGGACGCACGGCCAGCAGGCCGTACCGACGACGTTCGGTGCGCACCTGGCGCCCTCGCTGACCGAGCTGCTCCGCGCCCGCAGACGCCTCGCGGCGGCACGGCACGACGCGGCGGTGGTCTCGCTCTACGGTGCGGGCGGTACGTCCGCCGCGCTCGGCCCGCAGGCGGCGGAGGTACGGCGGACGCTGGCGGAGATCCTCGGGCTCCGCGCCGTCGACGTCTCCTGGCACGCGAGCCGCGACGGCGTCGTCGCGTTCGCCCAGGCCGCCACGCTGGTCGCCGGCGCATGCGCGCGGCTGGCGCGCAACGTCATCGACCTGTCGCGTACGGAGATCGGCGAGGTACGGGAGGCCGACGGCAAGCATCGCGGCGCCTCGTCGACGATGCCGCAGAAGGCCAACCCGATACTCGCCGAGGGCATCGTCGGGATGTCCACCGTGGTCGGCGCACTCTGCAGCTCACTGCAGCGTTCGCTCGAGGTGCCACAGGAACGCGCCGCCGGCGAGTGGCACGTCGAGTGGTTCGCCCTCCCCCACC is a genomic window containing:
- a CDS encoding 3-carboxy-cis,cis-muconate cycloisomerase, producing the protein MFELLSTVYGDAQMAQVFGERRTVEQWLTVEAALARAQAAVGVLDEDDARAIADAARVDDIDLAALWSTAKTVGYPILGLVRQLAARLPDGPDGHVHYGATTQDIMDTALALQLGEAADLLTARVGALGDAVARLVDEHRATLMPGRTHGQQAVPTTFGAHLAPSLTELLRARRRLAAARHDAAVVSLYGAGGTSAALGPQAAEVRRTLAEILGLRAVDVSWHASRDGVVAFAQAATLVAGACARLARNVIDLSRTEIGEVREADGKHRGASSTMPQKANPILAEGIVGMSTVVGALCSSLQRSLEVPQERAAGEWHVEWFALPHLLTQTASALRCTTELVGGLHVDADAMRTNLDADNGLVMAEAYMIALAPALGRELAHDVVYAAARDVRANGQPLVDAVRRRLAADGAEATLDAAIEPADYVGDAVRMCATALDLWTSSTKDRATA